One Thiocapsa bogorovii DNA segment encodes these proteins:
- a CDS encoding small multi-drug export protein codes for MSSPWKSALRTPEGLVLLAGLSLSLALLAALTVTAVWSPGYGQLLAAVIATNLVFGRVTAMSLGFATGLDDLSVVLANLLVETILVLAFYPLFVFSWRGLLEVKTLRPYLRAVRQAAERHHTTIRRYGIIGLFIFVWSPIWMTGPVVGCAIGVLLGLSMRVTLPVVLAGTYVAILGWAVAMRQLHDQVAGFSPFGPLALFAFLVLIVVGGYLLRRFLRRQPRTSSREHVD; via the coding sequence ATGAGCTCGCCTTGGAAATCCGCTCTAAGGACGCCTGAAGGTCTGGTCCTGTTGGCGGGCCTCAGCCTGTCACTTGCGTTGTTGGCCGCACTGACAGTGACCGCCGTGTGGTCCCCAGGGTACGGTCAGTTGCTTGCGGCCGTGATCGCAACCAACCTGGTCTTCGGGCGCGTCACGGCCATGTCGCTCGGATTCGCCACCGGACTCGATGACCTCTCCGTGGTCCTCGCCAACCTGCTGGTCGAGACCATCCTGGTCTTGGCCTTTTATCCCTTGTTCGTCTTCAGCTGGCGCGGGCTGTTGGAAGTGAAGACCCTGCGACCTTACCTGCGCGCGGTTCGGCAAGCTGCGGAGCGTCATCACACGACGATCCGCCGTTACGGGATCATCGGCCTCTTCATCTTTGTTTGGTCGCCGATCTGGATGACCGGGCCCGTCGTCGGATGCGCCATCGGCGTTCTGCTGGGTCTGAGTATGCGGGTCACCTTGCCGGTCGTCTTGGCCGGGACCTACGTCGCCATCCTGGGCTGGGCTGTGGCGATGAGGCAGCTGCACGATCAGGTCGCAGGGTTCAGTCCCTTCGGCCCGCTCGCCTTGTTCGCATTCCTGGTGCTGATCGTTGTCGGGGGATATCTGCTGAGGCGCTTCCTGCGCCGCCAGCCCCGAACGTCCAGTCGCGAGCATGTCGATTAG
- the mgtE gene encoding magnesium transporter, protein MTQLKDRDTDAMHRHLRDVERLLARLRLVDTLVHRQRMPHQELVENITHRQNLGRLRRKLDRLHPADIAWILEALPVDDRLFVWDLVKAEKDGDILLEVSDAVRATLLGTMDADEIKAAAETLDADELADLAPDLPPEIMQDVMASLDQEEQAQVRAAMSYPEGTVGALMDFDMVTVREDVTLEVVLRYLRRFDALPDHTDKIFVIDREERLRGVLTLESLLINDPETEVSKVMQSKSIVSFSPEDSADSAANAFERYDLVSVPVLDSEHCVIGRLTVAEMVDHIREESEAEILSNAGLREEEDIFAPVIRSVKNRWAWLAVNLVTAFIASRVIDLFEGSIEKLVALAALMPIVAGIGGNAGNQTITMIVRAIAMGQIQPSALWRLLRKELGVALINGVVWGGVVGVAAWLLYGNYALGLVMTAAMTLNLLLAATAGVVIPLIRQRLGRDPALGSSVLITALTDSGGFFIFLGLATLFLL, encoded by the coding sequence ATGACACAACTCAAGGATCGCGACACGGACGCCATGCATCGCCACCTGCGCGATGTCGAGCGGTTGTTGGCGCGCCTTCGGTTGGTCGACACCCTGGTACACCGGCAGCGGATGCCTCATCAGGAGCTGGTGGAGAACATCACCCACAGGCAGAATCTGGGTCGGTTGCGTCGCAAGCTCGATCGTCTGCATCCGGCGGATATTGCCTGGATTCTCGAAGCCTTGCCCGTCGACGACCGCTTGTTCGTTTGGGATCTCGTCAAGGCCGAGAAGGACGGCGACATCCTGCTTGAGGTCTCCGATGCGGTCCGCGCGACCCTGCTCGGGACCATGGACGCCGACGAGATCAAGGCCGCAGCCGAGACGCTCGATGCCGACGAGCTGGCCGACCTGGCCCCCGATCTGCCGCCCGAGATCATGCAGGACGTCATGGCGTCGCTCGATCAGGAGGAGCAGGCGCAGGTCCGAGCGGCGATGTCCTATCCGGAGGGCACCGTCGGCGCCCTGATGGACTTCGACATGGTGACGGTGCGCGAGGACGTCACCCTGGAAGTGGTCCTGCGGTATTTGCGCCGATTCGATGCGCTGCCGGATCATACCGACAAGATCTTCGTGATCGACCGGGAGGAGCGTCTGCGCGGGGTTCTGACCCTCGAATCCCTGCTGATCAATGACCCCGAGACCGAGGTCTCCAAGGTCATGCAGTCCAAGTCGATCGTGAGCTTCTCTCCGGAGGACAGCGCCGATTCGGCCGCCAACGCCTTCGAGCGCTACGATCTGGTCTCGGTCCCGGTGCTGGACAGCGAGCACTGCGTGATCGGTCGCCTGACGGTCGCGGAGATGGTCGACCATATTCGGGAGGAATCCGAAGCCGAGATCCTGAGCAATGCGGGTCTGCGTGAGGAGGAGGACATCTTCGCGCCCGTGATCCGCTCGGTGAAGAACCGCTGGGCCTGGTTGGCGGTCAATCTGGTGACCGCCTTCATCGCCTCGCGCGTCATCGATCTCTTCGAAGGCTCGATCGAAAAGCTGGTGGCACTCGCCGCACTCATGCCGATCGTCGCGGGCATCGGCGGCAATGCGGGTAACCAGACCATTACCATGATCGTTCGGGCGATCGCGATGGGACAGATTCAGCCGTCTGCGCTGTGGCGGCTGCTGCGCAAGGAGCTGGGCGTGGCCTTGATCAACGGCGTCGTCTGGGGCGGGGTCGTCGGGGTGGCGGCCTGGCTACTCTACGGCAACTACGCGCTGGGGTTGGTCATGACCGCGGCCATGACGCTCAATCTTCTCCTGGCTGCGACCGCCGGGGTGGTAATTCCCTTGATCCGCCAGCGGCTGGGTCGGGATCCGGCGCTCGGCAGCTCCGTGTTGATCACCGCCTTGACCGATTCGGGCGGCTTCTTCATCTTTCTCGGCTTGGCGACCTTGTTCCTCCTTTAG
- a CDS encoding DUF2726 domain-containing protein, with translation MQHFYFLLALGTLATLAFAVGSWRRFRQRNRLPYRVDAFLLSPPQRAFCAVLERAVGQEYRVFAKVRAADIIEVEGRLDRRARERAAERLAEEVFDFVICTRESSAIACAVNLAGRSRLSRRPPKNRLDRICAAAKLPFVRFREGDAYSVVEIEEQVFSAMQTLKIHPRAEELTAQDTREALRDLSDVIGDKVSDPRRTKRAARSTPPPRSKERAPSSMPTPLKPKIRTEPKLHLDEEIDIGPEMHMPEPRIEVEFDEDRPRRARI, from the coding sequence ATGCAACACTTCTATTTTTTGCTCGCGCTCGGCACTCTCGCGACGCTCGCCTTCGCCGTCGGTTCGTGGCGCCGATTCAGGCAGCGCAACCGCTTACCCTACCGCGTCGATGCCTTTCTTCTCTCCCCGCCGCAGCGTGCCTTCTGCGCAGTGCTCGAGCGCGCCGTCGGGCAAGAGTATCGTGTCTTCGCGAAGGTTCGAGCCGCGGACATCATCGAGGTCGAGGGTCGACTCGATCGGAGAGCCCGCGAGCGCGCTGCAGAGCGCCTCGCCGAGGAGGTCTTCGATTTCGTGATCTGTACCCGGGAGTCGAGCGCCATCGCCTGCGCGGTCAATCTCGCAGGCCGCTCGCGGTTGTCAAGACGCCCGCCGAAGAACCGGCTCGATCGCATCTGTGCTGCAGCCAAGCTCCCCTTCGTGCGCTTTCGCGAAGGCGATGCCTATTCGGTCGTGGAGATCGAAGAGCAGGTGTTCTCGGCGATGCAGACGCTCAAGATACACCCCCGTGCCGAGGAGCTCACGGCGCAAGATACCCGCGAGGCATTGCGCGACCTCTCGGATGTCATCGGGGACAAGGTCTCCGATCCGCGCCGCACCAAGCGCGCGGCCCGCTCGACGCCCCCGCCACGATCAAAGGAGCGAGCACCCTCGAGCATGCCCACTCCGCTCAAGCCAAAGATCCGCACCGAGCCCAAGCTCCACCTCGACGAGGAGATCGATATCGGGCCCGAGATGCACATGCCCGAGCCCCGAATCGAGGTCGAATTCGACGAAGATCGGCCAAGGCGAGCCAGGATCTGA
- the folD gene encoding bifunctional methylenetetrahydrofolate dehydrogenase/methenyltetrahydrofolate cyclohydrolase FolD, with product MSAQLLDGKAVAAEIRVDIRTRVDTILAAGGRPPGLAVVLVGENPASQVYVRNKRKACAEVGFYSEMHELPSTVDQPDLIDLIDRLNADPKIDGILVQLPLPEQIDEAAVTDCILPTKDVDGFHPDNVGRLVLRRPLLRPCTPKGVMTLLERTGQPIEGLDAVIIGQSNIVGRPMALELLAARCTITVCHSRTKDLAEKARGADILVAALGRPRFIPGDWVKDGAILIDVGINRTAEGALVGDLDFGPCAERASWITPVPGGVGPMTIASLLENTLQAAQLHAALT from the coding sequence ATGAGCGCACAACTACTGGACGGCAAGGCCGTCGCCGCGGAGATTCGCGTCGACATACGCACACGCGTGGACACCATCTTGGCCGCGGGCGGGCGCCCGCCGGGCCTCGCCGTCGTCCTGGTCGGTGAGAATCCCGCCTCTCAGGTCTACGTGCGCAACAAGCGCAAGGCCTGTGCAGAGGTCGGTTTCTACTCGGAGATGCACGAGCTGCCGTCGACGGTCGACCAACCGGACCTCATCGACCTCATCGACCGACTCAATGCGGACCCGAAGATCGACGGCATCCTGGTGCAGCTGCCGCTGCCCGAGCAGATCGACGAAGCAGCCGTCACCGACTGCATCCTGCCGACCAAAGACGTCGACGGATTCCACCCCGACAACGTCGGCCGCCTGGTGCTGCGTCGACCCTTGCTGCGTCCCTGCACACCCAAGGGGGTGATGACCCTGCTCGAGCGCACCGGCCAACCGATCGAGGGGCTCGATGCCGTGATCATCGGACAATCCAACATCGTGGGCCGGCCAATGGCCCTCGAGCTGCTCGCCGCCCGCTGCACCATCACGGTCTGCCACAGTCGGACCAAGGATCTTGCCGAGAAGGCACGCGGCGCCGACATCCTGGTCGCCGCGCTCGGACGGCCGCGCTTCATCCCCGGTGACTGGGTCAAGGACGGCGCCATCCTGATCGATGTCGGCATCAACCGCACCGCAGAAGGCGCACTCGTCGGCGACCTGGATTTCGGGCCATGCGCCGAGCGCGCCTCCTGGATCACCCCGGTGCCCGGTGGCGTCGGGCCCATGACCATCGCCAGTTTGCTCGAGAACACGCTCCAGGCCGCACAGCTGCATGCCGCGCTGACGTAG
- a CDS encoding oxygen-binding di-iron domain-containing protein, with the protein MTVTNIQSGTNVHEVAEGIYRINTPVVIEGAVGFSFNQYLIADDEPLLFHTGPRKMFPLVREAVASVLPVERLCYIALSHVEADECGSLNEWLASAPQSSPLCGSVAAMVSIGDLADREPRALADGEAISLGKHIVRWLDAPHLPHAWECGFLMEERTSTLFCGDLFTQGGSQLPPVTESDILGPSEAFRHEMDYFSHTKNARLMLDKLASTNPATLACMHGSAWRGDGAALLRALADALSA; encoded by the coding sequence ATGACCGTGACCAACATCCAGTCCGGGACGAACGTCCATGAGGTTGCCGAGGGAATCTATCGCATCAATACGCCGGTGGTCATCGAGGGTGCAGTCGGATTTTCATTCAATCAGTACTTGATCGCGGACGATGAGCCACTCCTCTTTCACACCGGCCCGAGAAAGATGTTTCCTCTGGTGCGCGAAGCGGTGGCCAGCGTCTTGCCGGTCGAGAGACTTTGCTATATCGCCTTGTCCCACGTGGAAGCCGACGAGTGCGGCTCGCTGAACGAGTGGCTTGCTTCCGCCCCGCAGTCCTCGCCACTGTGCGGCAGCGTTGCGGCCATGGTATCCATCGGCGATCTTGCCGATCGGGAGCCCCGGGCGCTCGCCGACGGAGAGGCGATCTCTCTGGGCAAACACATCGTGCGTTGGCTCGACGCTCCCCATTTGCCGCATGCGTGGGAGTGCGGCTTTCTGATGGAAGAACGAACCTCGACACTCTTCTGCGGCGATCTCTTCACGCAGGGCGGCAGTCAGCTTCCGCCCGTCACCGAGTCGGACATTCTCGGGCCGAGCGAGGCTTTCCGCCATGAGATGGATTACTTCTCGCACACGAAGAACGCGCGTCTCATGCTCGACAAGCTCGCCTCGACGAACCCGGCAACACTCGCATGCATGCACGGCAGCGCATGGCGTGGCGACGGGGCCGCATTGCTTCGCGCGCTTGCCGATGCGCTTTCGGCATGA
- a CDS encoding ligand-binding sensor domain-containing protein: protein MTFGRIAVAVPISIGLALIALGFLLPGDERLIRENLPLETHITALAPGADGTLLAATQAGELWRFDGIGWEQEDAGLDGRLVLALRGEPGEHAIGTATGLVSDLAPPPGNPRVSDVLETTSGLLVATPEGLWVHADDTWHHPLSEVPLYRLAEQRREGRIDLHAGAIGKGVYSASIQTLLSPWDANSRGLPDGVKALCFAVTEGGMLLVGTDRGLYRQATPGETWKALALFPPDRRVLALYRAPPDARGLQRLWIGTDEGLSALDLAETRDSVSVAGPLRSFDALWEPTETGVSWILPAADDALMVSAGAVYRLSAVRYPGWYRFVLAGILLLLVGGWLWLGLNPEAAPDDA, encoded by the coding sequence ATGACATTTGGCCGAATCGCCGTCGCCGTGCCGATATCGATCGGGCTCGCACTGATCGCGCTCGGATTTCTGCTTCCGGGCGACGAGCGTCTGATTCGCGAGAATCTGCCCTTGGAGACGCATATCACGGCCCTGGCGCCGGGCGCGGACGGGACCCTCTTGGCCGCGACCCAAGCCGGCGAGCTTTGGCGCTTCGACGGCATCGGCTGGGAGCAGGAGGACGCCGGTCTCGACGGGCGCCTGGTGCTGGCCTTGCGCGGAGAGCCCGGGGAACATGCGATCGGGACGGCGACCGGGCTCGTGTCCGATCTCGCGCCGCCCCCCGGCAACCCTCGGGTCAGCGATGTCCTGGAGACCACCTCCGGGCTCTTGGTGGCAACACCCGAGGGTCTGTGGGTGCATGCCGACGATACTTGGCACCACCCGCTCTCGGAAGTGCCGCTCTATCGGCTGGCCGAGCAGCGGCGCGAGGGGCGGATCGATCTGCACGCGGGGGCGATCGGTAAGGGGGTCTACTCGGCCTCGATACAGACGCTTCTCTCGCCCTGGGATGCGAACAGTCGCGGCCTTCCGGATGGCGTGAAGGCGCTTTGCTTCGCCGTGACCGAAGGCGGCATGCTCCTCGTCGGCACGGATCGAGGCCTCTATCGGCAGGCCACACCGGGCGAGACGTGGAAGGCGTTGGCACTGTTCCCGCCCGATCGCCGCGTCCTCGCACTGTATCGTGCGCCGCCGGACGCGCGCGGCCTGCAGCGGTTGTGGATCGGCACGGATGAGGGTTTGTCCGCGCTCGATCTTGCGGAGACGCGCGACAGTGTCTCGGTCGCCGGACCGCTGCGATCCTTCGACGCACTTTGGGAGCCGACCGAGACCGGTGTGAGCTGGATCCTCCCGGCGGCCGATGATGCGCTGATGGTCAGCGCCGGCGCCGTTTATCGTTTGAGCGCCGTGCGTTATCCGGGTTGGTACCGGTTCGTCTTGGCCGGTATCCTGTTGCTTCTCGTCGGCGGATGGCTGTGGCTTGGACTCAACCCAGAGGCCGCCCCCGACGACGCCTAA
- a CDS encoding ExeA family protein, translating into MYPKYFGLKEPSFSIAPDPHYLFLSEQHKEALAHLLYGAGESGGFVLLTGEVGTGKTTVCRAFLEQLPEGVEVALILNPAVTANELLLNLCDEFRIPVPEGERSVKALVDRLNVYLLDAHGKGRRPVLIIDEAQSLRPKVLEQVRLLTNLETSKHKLLQIFLIGQPELRRLLERDALRQINQRVTARFHLRPFTLEETGDYIRHRVAVAGVDRPLFTAAAIRRIYNCSGGVPRLVNILCDRALLGACVTRSSQVTPAIVKRAAREVQGESIDDLPRPAVRTGFAAAAAFVLAMIAGWLGYAWVSEDAAALLADLLPGARTLSAGRPPPETTPSPEGADAGAGPEVDAESPDSLLVASVETEDAMPSGSDGLAASGEVSAGEEAPLEGAPVDALPQIALARFEPDALAETLDRIAMPESDALRLLLLRWGVEVNELPAGDPCARVATFGLRCESGQGDLDALRFFDRPAVLRVRDAGGARRFLALSSLDGPSGTLALPDGNELVPLDGLESVWTGDYILVWQPPPTGSTLIGPGASGESVRWLRELLSKVPASGLPASDSSYYDRELTRSVRAFQASRGLVADGIAGPRTLIQLHNAVDLPGVPRLVRISDASESASTEPMEP; encoded by the coding sequence GTGTATCCCAAGTATTTCGGGCTCAAGGAACCCAGCTTCTCCATTGCGCCGGACCCCCACTATCTGTTCCTGAGCGAGCAGCATAAGGAGGCCCTTGCCCATCTTCTGTACGGGGCGGGGGAGAGCGGCGGCTTTGTCCTCTTGACCGGCGAGGTCGGGACGGGCAAGACGACCGTCTGTCGTGCCTTCCTGGAGCAGCTCCCGGAGGGAGTCGAGGTCGCATTGATCCTCAATCCCGCGGTGACGGCCAACGAGCTGTTGCTCAACCTCTGCGACGAGTTTCGGATTCCGGTACCCGAGGGCGAGCGCTCGGTGAAGGCCTTGGTCGATCGGCTCAACGTCTATCTGCTGGACGCACACGGAAAGGGACGCCGCCCCGTACTCATCATCGACGAGGCGCAGAGCCTGCGCCCGAAGGTCTTGGAGCAGGTGCGCCTGCTCACCAATCTGGAGACGAGCAAGCACAAACTCCTGCAGATCTTCCTGATCGGCCAACCCGAGCTGCGGCGTCTGCTCGAGCGCGATGCCCTGCGCCAGATCAACCAGCGCGTCACTGCGCGTTTCCACTTGCGACCCTTCACGCTCGAGGAGACCGGCGACTATATCCGCCACCGGGTCGCGGTCGCCGGCGTGGATCGTCCATTGTTCACCGCGGCGGCGATTCGCCGGATCTACAACTGCTCGGGCGGTGTCCCTCGCCTGGTCAATATCCTCTGCGATCGCGCACTGCTCGGCGCCTGCGTGACGCGCAGCTCTCAGGTGACACCCGCCATCGTCAAGCGCGCGGCGCGCGAGGTGCAGGGCGAGTCGATCGATGATCTGCCTCGCCCGGCGGTGCGCACCGGATTCGCCGCCGCTGCCGCCTTTGTGCTCGCGATGATCGCCGGCTGGCTCGGTTATGCCTGGGTGTCCGAAGATGCCGCGGCACTTCTGGCCGATCTTCTCCCGGGCGCGCGCACGCTCTCCGCCGGCCGCCCGCCTCCCGAGACGACGCCGAGTCCGGAGGGCGCCGACGCGGGAGCGGGGCCGGAGGTCGATGCGGAATCGCCTGATTCCCTGCTCGTCGCGTCCGTCGAGACTGAGGATGCGATGCCGTCCGGGTCGGACGGCCTTGCGGCTTCCGGCGAGGTCTCTGCAGGCGAAGAGGCTCCGCTCGAGGGCGCGCCGGTGGACGCGCTTCCGCAGATTGCCCTCGCACGCTTCGAGCCGGATGCGCTCGCCGAGACGCTTGACCGGATCGCTATGCCCGAATCCGACGCACTGCGTCTGCTGTTGCTGCGTTGGGGTGTCGAGGTCAACGAACTTCCTGCCGGTGACCCCTGCGCGCGTGTCGCCACCTTCGGACTCAGGTGCGAGAGCGGGCAGGGGGACCTCGACGCGCTGCGCTTTTTCGACCGTCCGGCCGTGCTGCGGGTTCGCGACGCGGGCGGCGCTCGACGTTTCCTGGCTCTGAGCTCGCTCGATGGGCCGTCGGGCACACTTGCCCTGCCCGACGGGAACGAGTTGGTGCCGCTTGATGGGCTGGAATCCGTCTGGACCGGCGATTACATCCTGGTCTGGCAGCCGCCGCCCACCGGGTCGACGCTGATCGGTCCGGGCGCCTCGGGTGAGTCGGTGCGGTGGTTGCGGGAGCTCTTGTCAAAGGTGCCGGCCTCGGGGCTTCCGGCCAGCGATTCCAGTTATTACGATAGGGAGCTGACACGTTCGGTCCGGGCGTTCCAGGCGTCGCGGGGCTTGGTGGCGGACGGGATCGCCGGTCCGCGCACGCTCATTCAACTGCATAATGCCGTCGATCTTCCCGGAGTCCCCAGACTGGTCCGGATATCCGACGCGTCCGAGTCCGCGAGTACGGAGCCCATGGAGCCATGA
- a CDS encoding general secretion pathway protein GspB, with protein MSYILEALKKSQQERELGRVPTLDTSGMFSEDKEPVPTSHWGLLAVGLAAVAVVIALYAVLRTPQPVPLTVSEQAGVEPSAASMPLTTSIPALSDMDSGQPPADAVPRTASDGSYSHASSQTRTVPRPSGVPSASPRVSGVPGPDPDMIPDEEPLFLPEPDPWLEQELQRQLDAEQAAYAEPPPAPRRRPQRAAVPSDLVEDIESFKQQVRREQGIPPPLEQRQPADIRGDPTKLRLTPMQQAQLPAYFMTVHVYDEDAAKRFVLINALRYVEGEETRDGIRIERIIPEGAVLSYLGNPFFVRR; from the coding sequence ATGAGCTATATCCTGGAGGCGCTGAAGAAGTCTCAGCAGGAGCGCGAGCTCGGGCGCGTCCCGACGCTGGACACCAGCGGCATGTTCAGCGAAGACAAGGAGCCTGTGCCGACCAGCCATTGGGGCTTGCTCGCCGTCGGCTTGGCGGCCGTAGCGGTGGTCATCGCGCTCTACGCCGTGCTGCGAACGCCACAGCCCGTGCCCCTGACCGTATCCGAGCAGGCCGGCGTCGAGCCCTCGGCGGCTTCAATGCCGCTGACGACATCGATCCCGGCGCTCTCGGATATGGACTCCGGGCAACCGCCGGCGGATGCGGTGCCGAGGACCGCCTCGGATGGCTCCTACTCGCATGCGTCGTCGCAGACGCGGACAGTGCCGCGTCCATCGGGGGTGCCGTCCGCGTCGCCGCGTGTGTCCGGCGTTCCCGGCCCTGACCCGGACATGATTCCGGACGAAGAGCCGTTGTTCCTGCCGGAGCCGGATCCTTGGCTGGAACAGGAGCTTCAGCGACAATTGGATGCCGAGCAGGCGGCCTATGCCGAGCCGCCTCCCGCGCCCCGGCGCAGGCCGCAGCGTGCAGCCGTCCCGTCCGACCTCGTCGAAGACATCGAAAGCTTCAAGCAGCAGGTGCGTCGCGAGCAGGGCATTCCACCCCCTTTGGAACAGCGCCAGCCGGCAGACATCCGCGGCGACCCCACCAAACTGCGTCTCACGCCGATGCAGCAGGCACAGTTGCCCGCCTACTTCATGACGGTGCATGTCTACGACGAAGATGCCGCCAAGCGCTTTGTGCTCATCAACGCGCTTCGTTATGTCGAGGGCGAGGAGACGCGCGACGGGATTCGCATCGAGCGCATCATCCCGGAGGGTGCGGTCTTGAGCTATCTGGGTAATCCCTTCTTCGTGCGTCGCTGA